The Pseudomonadota bacterium genome has a segment encoding these proteins:
- a CDS encoding phenylacetate--CoA ligase yields MEKRFDAQMKTEAELAAFQLEGLKWTVNHTYKGSKHYKHKFDEVSVKPGDIKTLDDIRKLPFTTSKDLQEGYPFPLQSVPFEKIIRIHASSGTTGKRKVLCYTIKDIDDWAQMFARCYEYAGCTLEDRIQIAVGYGVWTAGWGFQNGCERFGAMSIPIGPGNLDMQCQFLEDFQTTVVCCTASMGLLMAEEIDKRGLREKIALKKMIFGSERSSDSMRERISELSGVKPDQLFDIPGLTELYGPGTGLDCIHHRGIHYWADYYILEILDPETLEPVLPGEVGEMVVTTLHKEAAPLIRYRTRDLTRIIPERCPCGSIMPMHDRILGRSDDMFIFRAVNIYPSHIDQILSHIKGVGSEYQVILYRKEDGKDHMLIRVERASDFSHHEDKHVKKTIEHEIKKQIMVSCDIELVDHATLPRSERKTKRVFDNREG; encoded by the coding sequence ATGGAAAAGCGGTTTGATGCACAGATGAAGACAGAAGCAGAACTTGCAGCCTTTCAACTGGAGGGCTTGAAATGGACAGTAAATCATACATACAAGGGCTCAAAACATTATAAACATAAATTTGATGAAGTAAGCGTAAAACCCGGCGATATCAAAACATTGGACGATATAAGAAAACTGCCCTTCACAACAAGCAAAGACCTTCAGGAAGGATATCCTTTTCCGCTTCAGAGCGTGCCCTTTGAAAAGATCATCCGTATTCATGCCTCAAGCGGGACGACAGGCAAGAGGAAAGTTCTTTGCTATACAATAAAAGATATTGATGACTGGGCGCAAATGTTTGCACGGTGCTATGAGTATGCAGGATGTACTCTGGAAGACAGGATTCAGATCGCCGTGGGCTACGGTGTATGGACTGCCGGATGGGGTTTTCAGAACGGCTGTGAGAGGTTCGGTGCCATGTCCATCCCCATAGGTCCAGGGAACCTCGATATGCAATGTCAGTTTTTGGAAGACTTTCAGACAACAGTTGTCTGTTGTACTGCCTCCATGGGACTCCTAATGGCAGAAGAGATTGATAAACGAGGTCTCAGGGAAAAAATTGCGCTGAAAAAAATGATATTCGGTTCAGAAAGAAGCAGCGATTCCATGAGGGAAAGAATATCGGAGCTGTCAGGCGTAAAACCGGATCAGCTTTTTGACATTCCCGGACTTACGGAATTATATGGTCCCGGAACAGGACTTGATTGCATTCATCATAGAGGCATACATTACTGGGCAGACTATTACATACTGGAGATACTCGATCCTGAGACTCTGGAGCCGGTCTTGCCCGGGGAAGTAGGAGAAATGGTGGTTACTACATTGCATAAGGAGGCAGCGCCGCTTATCCGCTACAGGACAAGAGACCTGACAAGGATTATCCCTGAAAGATGTCCCTGCGGAAGCATCATGCCTATGCACGACAGGATACTTGGGCGGTCCGACGATATGTTCATATTCAGAGCGGTCAATATCTATCCGAGCCACATAGACCAGATTCTTTCACATATCAAAGGAGTAGGAAGTGAATATCAGGTGATCCTTTACAGGAAAGAGGACGGCAAAGATCATATGCTGATAAGGGTGGAGCGGGCATCAGATTTCTCGCACCATGAAGATAAACACGTCAAAAAGACAATAGAGCACGAGATAAAAAAGCAGATAATGGTGAGCTGCGATATTGAACTGGTTGACCATGCAACGCTGCCGAGATCTGAGAGAAAGACAAAGAGGGTTTTCGACAACAGAGAGGGATGA
- a CDS encoding FAD binding domain-containing protein codes for MKAYEYFKPQTIEEAIKLMEKLEDARFIAGGTDVLVLLRQKKIAPKNLISLRNIKDLSGIEGKDGLWIGSSATHNDIVNHAFIRQYYSALYDAASNIGSRQIRNVATIGGNICNAAPSADTACPLLVLDTKVIIKASSVEREVDIDAFFLGPNKTALEKNELVKGFQMPVFGDNTGSAYIKHTRRQAMDLPILGIAARIIVEKEGESLLCRDARIAMGVVAPRPIRARKAEEALKDRIISEALLTEVGEIAASEATPRDSFRGEAWYRKEMVKVLTKRAILKAIERIKNSSEL; via the coding sequence GTGAAAGCTTACGAATACTTTAAGCCGCAAACCATTGAAGAGGCAATAAAATTGATGGAGAAGCTTGAGGACGCACGGTTTATTGCCGGAGGCACGGATGTGCTAGTTTTGCTCAGACAGAAGAAGATTGCACCGAAAAACCTGATTTCCTTGAGGAACATAAAAGACCTGTCTGGTATCGAGGGTAAGGATGGTCTCTGGATAGGAAGCAGCGCTACCCACAACGATATTGTGAACCATGCCTTTATAAGACAATACTACAGTGCTCTTTATGATGCAGCAAGCAACATCGGCTCCCGCCAGATTCGAAACGTGGCTACAATTGGGGGGAATATCTGCAATGCAGCTCCTTCGGCTGATACTGCATGCCCACTCCTTGTCCTTGATACAAAGGTAATAATAAAAGCGTCCTCTGTTGAACGCGAGGTTGACATCGATGCCTTCTTTCTTGGGCCAAACAAGACAGCTCTTGAGAAAAATGAACTGGTAAAGGGATTTCAAATGCCCGTATTCGGAGATAATACAGGCTCCGCCTATATAAAACATACGAGAAGACAGGCCATGGATCTGCCCATCCTGGGAATTGCGGCGCGAATTATAGTGGAAAAGGAAGGGGAAAGCCTCCTGTGCAGAGATGCAAGGATTGCCATGGGTGTTGTTGCGCCAAGGCCTATCCGGGCAAGGAAGGCTGAAGAGGCATTGAAAGACAGGATTATTTCTGAGGCACTCCTGACCGAGGTCGGTGAGATTGCAGCTTCTGAGGCCACCCCGAGGGACAGTTTCCGGGGAGAAGCATGGTACAGGAAAGAGATGGTGAAGGTCCTCACGAAACGGGCTATTTTGAAGGCAATAGAGCGGATTAAAAACAGTTCTGAGTTGTAA
- a CDS encoding (2Fe-2S)-binding protein, with translation MKREIIFTLNGEEAKYEVRPEWTLLYFLREVCGLTGTKEGCGYGECGACTVIIDNQAVNSCLYPILEVEGKKITTIEGLLSADGEFHPLQKTFIEDGAVQCGFCTPGMIMSAKALLDEKDNPTESDIKEAIEGNLCRCTGYVKIIDAIKTAAGRR, from the coding sequence ATGAAAAGGGAAATCATTTTTACTTTAAACGGCGAAGAGGCAAAATATGAAGTTCGGCCTGAATGGACACTCCTGTATTTTTTGAGGGAAGTCTGCGGCCTCACCGGCACAAAGGAGGGTTGCGGCTATGGGGAATGCGGTGCATGTACGGTTATTATCGACAACCAGGCTGTGAATTCATGCTTATACCCCATCCTTGAAGTTGAGGGTAAAAAGATTACCACCATCGAGGGTCTCCTGTCTGCTGACGGCGAATTCCACCCACTTCAAAAAACCTTTATCGAAGATGGGGCAGTACAGTGCGGTTTTTGCACGCCCGGTATGATCATGTCGGCCAAGGCATTGCTGGACGAAAAGGACAATCCCACTGAAAGCGACATTAAAGAGGCCATCGAAGGAAATCTTTGCAGGTGTACGGGATATGTAAAAATTATAGACGCCATAAAAACCGCAGCAGGCAGGAGGTGA
- a CDS encoding xanthine dehydrogenase family protein molybdopterin-binding subunit — protein METLTTVGQRIPKLDAPSKVTGNAMYIQDLKIPGMLYGKILYSRYPHARILKIDTSRAERLSGVRAVLTGADIPTFKFGVMKDNPPLKTGKVCSMRDELAAVAASTPEIAEEALDLIDVEYEELPGIFDPMEAMKEGMPLIHEEMKSNVLKLPWKLICGDVEAAKKESAHIVEDTFSTQWVTHCCLGTSGCIASLDMNNNLTMYSNTQIPSLAQKDYIEALASFGLKNKRARIIQCAIGGGFGSKLDTYAYEYLAILLAMKTHKPVKIVFSREEEFFATSPRQCTITKISQGCDSEGRLTFREMDMILDNGAYTSWGATTPSVMMMPISSLYKVPNIKFIAKCVYTNNTYSQAMRGYGNPQATFAIESSIDQLAEVAGIDPFEFRLKNANEPGEITPQRFKITSCGMKECIDTVVKKLDRQSKQSKHDGRGTGMASLIHVGGGARVYKSDGCGTTIKIDDYGKIDVFTGATDIGQGSETVIAQIVAEVLGASIDDVRVTNNDTDTCPWDVGAHASRTTFVAGNSALGAAKKIKAQILEIAGKSLGVDPQQLDIKGGMVYSTKDNEKNIALGKVLRNAHYTSNGQMLMAEFFYDPANENFDKDFKGNLSVAYAYGAHGVEVEVDKQTGQVKILKYIAAHDVGKAINPMLLEGQIYGGGLMGIGYAMGEKMIFDKGVLKNGSFLDYKMPTAKDVPPVEAVIIETDEKDGPFGAKGIGEPGLVPTAPAIANAIYDAVGIRIKDLPITPEKVLKALKEKEGE, from the coding sequence ATGGAGACCCTGACAACAGTCGGACAAAGAATCCCGAAGTTAGATGCTCCATCGAAGGTAACAGGAAATGCCATGTATATCCAGGACTTGAAAATACCAGGCATGCTCTATGGAAAGATTCTCTACAGCAGGTATCCCCATGCAAGGATTCTTAAAATTGACACATCCCGCGCAGAACGGCTGTCCGGAGTAAGGGCTGTCCTTACAGGCGCCGATATCCCTACCTTTAAATTCGGTGTTATGAAGGATAACCCTCCCCTTAAAACAGGTAAGGTTTGTTCCATGAGGGATGAACTGGCGGCAGTAGCCGCCTCTACCCCTGAGATTGCCGAAGAGGCTCTTGACCTTATAGATGTTGAATATGAAGAATTGCCCGGTATCTTCGATCCCATGGAGGCAATGAAGGAAGGAATGCCGCTTATTCATGAAGAGATGAAGTCTAATGTGTTGAAGCTCCCATGGAAACTCATCTGCGGCGATGTTGAGGCAGCGAAAAAGGAATCGGCCCATATTGTGGAAGATACCTTCTCAACACAGTGGGTAACACACTGCTGTCTCGGGACAAGCGGGTGCATTGCCTCTTTAGATATGAACAATAACCTGACTATGTACAGCAATACCCAGATTCCGTCACTGGCGCAGAAGGATTATATCGAAGCACTTGCCTCTTTCGGTTTGAAGAATAAACGGGCAAGGATTATCCAGTGCGCCATTGGCGGTGGTTTTGGGAGTAAACTCGATACTTATGCCTATGAATATCTGGCGATTCTTCTTGCCATGAAAACGCATAAACCGGTGAAAATAGTCTTTTCCAGGGAAGAGGAATTCTTTGCCACGTCTCCCCGTCAATGCACCATTACGAAAATATCCCAGGGTTGCGACAGCGAGGGACGTTTGACCTTCAGAGAAATGGACATGATACTCGACAACGGTGCTTATACTTCATGGGGGGCAACAACCCCTTCTGTTATGATGATGCCCATTTCTTCACTTTACAAAGTGCCCAATATTAAATTTATTGCAAAATGTGTCTATACAAACAACACGTACAGCCAGGCCATGAGAGGTTACGGCAACCCGCAGGCTACATTTGCCATTGAATCGTCCATTGACCAGCTTGCCGAAGTGGCAGGCATTGACCCCTTTGAATTCAGGCTGAAAAATGCCAACGAACCCGGTGAGATAACGCCTCAACGCTTCAAGATCACCTCCTGTGGCATGAAAGAATGTATTGATACTGTGGTAAAAAAACTTGACCGGCAGTCAAAGCAAAGCAAGCACGATGGCAGGGGCACAGGCATGGCATCGCTAATCCATGTAGGCGGGGGCGCGCGTGTTTACAAATCCGACGGGTGCGGTACAACTATAAAAATAGACGACTACGGCAAAATAGATGTTTTTACCGGAGCCACCGATATTGGTCAGGGTTCGGAAACTGTGATTGCGCAGATTGTGGCTGAGGTCCTTGGCGCGTCTATTGATGATGTACGTGTTACCAACAACGATACGGATACCTGTCCCTGGGATGTAGGCGCCCATGCGAGCAGGACGACTTTTGTTGCGGGGAATTCAGCCCTTGGCGCAGCAAAGAAGATAAAGGCGCAGATACTGGAAATTGCGGGAAAGAGCCTTGGCGTAGACCCGCAACAGCTTGATATCAAAGGCGGTATGGTTTATTCAACAAAAGATAATGAGAAAAATATCGCCTTGGGTAAAGTTTTACGAAATGCCCATTATACAAGCAACGGCCAAATGCTCATGGCGGAATTTTTTTACGATCCTGCCAATGAGAATTTCGACAAGGATTTTAAAGGCAACCTGTCAGTTGCATATGCCTACGGCGCCCATGGTGTGGAGGTAGAGGTTGACAAGCAGACAGGACAGGTTAAAATCCTGAAATATATTGCAGCCCACGATGTAGGCAAGGCAATCAACCCCATGCTCCTTGAAGGACAGATTTACGGCGGCGGTCTCATGGGGATCGGGTATGCCATGGGCGAGAAAATGATCTTCGACAAGGGCGTATTGAAAAACGGGAGCTTCCTTGATTACAAAATGCCTACGGCAAAGGATGTTCCGCCTGTGGAAGCAGTAATTATTGAGACAGACGAAAAGGACGGTCCCTTCGGTGCAAAGGGTATCGGAGAACCCGGGCTTGTCCCAACTGCACCGGCAATTGCGAATGCCATCTATGATGCCGTAGGAATACGCATTAAAGACCTGCCTATCACACCGGAAAAGGTTTTAAAGGCATTAAAGGAGAAAGAAGGAGAATAA
- a CDS encoding nuclear transport factor 2 family protein, with product MDAKQVVTNYHNAWTNGDIETARAYLSDDLDFQGSIDTFSRADDFTAALTMFQKMLRGINLIQSFFSDSGAALLYECDTISPAGVIRTAEFFTVKDGKIKSIRLVFDATELRRLMG from the coding sequence ATGGATGCAAAGCAGGTCGTGACAAATTATCATAATGCCTGGACTAACGGTGATATAGAAACAGCACGTGCTTACCTGTCAGATGACTTAGATTTTCAAGGAAGCATTGATACTTTCAGTCGGGCTGATGATTTTACGGCTGCACTCACTATGTTTCAAAAAATGCTTCGGGGAATCAACTTAATTCAAAGCTTTTTTTCTGACAGTGGAGCTGCTTTGCTGTATGAATGCGACACGATAAGTCCTGCAGGCGTAATTAGAACAGCCGAGTTCTTTACGGTTAAAGATGGCAAGATTAAATCCATCCGGCTGGTTTTTGATGCTACTGAACTTAGACGGCTTATGGGCTGA
- a CDS encoding ABC transporter permease, whose translation MLRYLLKRCFFMIPMIFGITLISFVIIHLTPGEPDVMGGEMNPKVTKEVRERIRSLYGLDKPLHIQYYMWVKRFVKLDFGISFAQDRRPVIDKIKERIPVTISINFLSMILIFFIGIPIGIYCARYKDSLLDKSLTAFVFAGYAAPTFWIALLLMIFFGVYLDWLPISGLKSFNYEEFSPIGKAVDMTKHLILPICISAFGGLAGISRYMKNSLLEVLRQEYIVTAYAKGLPENMVLRKHALRNALLPVITILGLSVPGLIGGSVIFESIFSIPGMGQLFYMSVMSRDYPTIMGILVIGAFLTLIGNLIADIMYAVADPRIRIG comes from the coding sequence ATGCTGCGCTATCTCCTTAAAAGATGCTTTTTCATGATACCTATGATATTCGGGATCACCCTTATTTCATTTGTTATCATACACCTGACGCCCGGCGAACCGGATGTAATGGGTGGAGAAATGAATCCCAAAGTTACAAAAGAGGTAAGGGAGAGGATCAGGTCCCTTTACGGGCTGGATAAACCGCTCCACATTCAATACTATATGTGGGTTAAAAGATTTGTGAAGCTTGATTTCGGAATATCATTTGCTCAGGACAGAAGACCGGTAATAGACAAAATAAAGGAAAGAATACCCGTCACAATCTCGATAAATTTTCTTTCAATGATATTAATATTTTTTATCGGCATCCCCATCGGCATTTATTGTGCACGTTACAAGGACAGCCTCCTTGACAAGAGTTTAACGGCCTTCGTTTTTGCAGGATATGCTGCCCCCACTTTCTGGATTGCCCTACTTTTAATGATCTTTTTCGGTGTATACCTCGACTGGCTGCCCATATCAGGGTTAAAGTCTTTCAATTATGAAGAATTTTCACCCATCGGTAAAGCTGTTGATATGACAAAACATTTAATCCTTCCTATATGCATATCTGCCTTCGGCGGCCTTGCCGGCATCTCGCGATATATGAAAAACAGCCTGCTTGAAGTGTTAAGACAGGAGTATATAGTGACTGCATATGCCAAGGGGCTTCCGGAAAATATGGTTCTCAGAAAACATGCACTCAGAAATGCCCTTTTGCCTGTCATTACTATTCTGGGGCTTTCAGTGCCGGGACTAATCGGGGGCAGTGTTATTTTTGAGAGCATCTTCTCCATTCCCGGCATGGGACAGTTGTTCTATATGAGTGTTATGTCAAGAGACTACCCGACGATTATGGGTATCCTTGTGATAGGTGCATTCCTGACACTAATTGGCAATCTCATTGCCGACATCATGTATGCAGTTGCAGATCCTAGGATACGGATAGGTTAA
- a CDS encoding peptide-binding protein has product MSIKKNIILILCIFLFLSCSQKKDEALYNDPGKPGYGDTIITGSIGEPSNLIPILSSDSASHEVASYIYNGLVKYDKDLNIVGDLAESWDISKDNLSITFRLRKDVKWHDGKPFTAHDVMYTYKVIVDPKTPTAYSGDFKLVKDTRVVNDCTFRVTYSEPFAPALISWGASILPAHLMEGKDITASPLTRKPVGTGRYIFKEWIAGDRVLLSANDNYFEGRPYIDRYIMRIIPDSATMFLELKQYGIDMMGLTPLQAVRQTDYPKFKREFNKFKYLSFTYVYLGYNLKHKFFKDKGVRQAISYAVNKQEIIDGVLLGQGIEATGPFKPDMWAYNGNVKKYEYDTKKALALLNEAGFKKGSKGMLEKDGTPFEFTILVNQGNTVRIQCAELIQKRLSEIGIKVKIRVIEWASFVNEFIDKKNFEAVILGWTIPQDPDIFDIWHSSKQGKKELNFMSFENKEVDELLVKARHTLNKEERKKYYFRIQEILAEEQPYTFLFIPYANVAVHRRFKGIEPAPAGLMHNFEKWYVPEGQRRHKINAALSP; this is encoded by the coding sequence ATGTCCATAAAGAAGAATATAATCCTGATACTCTGTATATTTTTGTTTCTATCGTGCTCACAAAAGAAGGACGAAGCCTTATATAATGACCCCGGGAAACCCGGATACGGAGATACTATTATTACCGGCTCTATTGGTGAACCCTCAAACCTGATCCCGATATTATCATCGGACAGTGCATCCCATGAAGTTGCATCCTACATCTATAACGGGCTTGTCAAATACGATAAAGACCTGAATATTGTCGGAGACCTTGCCGAATCCTGGGATATATCCAAAGATAACCTTTCCATCACATTCCGTTTAAGAAAAGATGTTAAATGGCATGACGGTAAGCCTTTTACTGCCCATGACGTTATGTACACATACAAGGTAATTGTTGATCCGAAGACGCCCACAGCCTATTCAGGAGATTTTAAGCTTGTTAAAGATACCAGGGTTGTTAATGATTGCACCTTCAGAGTGACATACAGCGAGCCCTTTGCTCCTGCGCTTATAAGCTGGGGGGCATCCATTCTGCCGGCACATCTTATGGAAGGCAAGGACATTACTGCATCGCCGCTTACAAGAAAACCTGTGGGCACGGGCCGGTATATATTTAAAGAATGGATAGCCGGAGACAGGGTGCTTTTATCTGCCAATGACAATTATTTCGAAGGCAGGCCATACATAGACAGATACATTATGAGGATTATCCCTGACAGCGCTACCATGTTTCTTGAACTCAAGCAATACGGCATAGACATGATGGGACTGACCCCCCTGCAGGCTGTCAGACAGACGGACTACCCTAAATTCAAAAGAGAATTTAATAAATTCAAATACCTTTCTTTCACCTATGTTTATCTGGGCTATAACCTGAAACACAAGTTTTTTAAAGACAAAGGGGTAAGGCAGGCAATAAGCTATGCTGTCAATAAGCAGGAGATCATTGACGGCGTGCTCCTTGGTCAGGGCATCGAGGCAACGGGACCATTTAAGCCGGATATGTGGGCATATAACGGAAATGTAAAAAAATATGAATATGATACGAAAAAGGCCCTGGCACTCTTGAATGAGGCAGGTTTTAAGAAAGGGTCAAAGGGTATGCTCGAAAAAGACGGGACACCCTTTGAATTTACAATCCTTGTCAATCAGGGGAATACAGTGAGGATACAGTGCGCCGAACTGATACAAAAGAGGCTTTCCGAAATAGGCATCAAGGTAAAAATACGCGTTATCGAATGGGCAAGTTTTGTCAACGAATTTATAGACAAAAAGAATTTTGAGGCAGTAATATTGGGCTGGACTATCCCCCAGGACCCGGATATATTCGACATCTGGCATTCATCAAAACAGGGAAAGAAAGAATTGAACTTTATGTCTTTTGAAAATAAAGAAGTGGACGAACTTCTTGTAAAGGCCCGGCATACACTTAATAAAGAAGAAAGAAAAAAGTATTATTTCCGCATTCAGGAGATACTTGCTGAGGAACAGCCCTATACATTTCTTTTCATCCCCTATGCAAATGTTGCTGTACACAGGAGATTCAAAGGCATAGAACCGGCTCCGGCAGGCCTGATGCATAACTTTGAGAAATGGTATGTACCGGAGGGACAGAGGAGGCACAAGATAAATGCTGCGCTATCTCCTTAA
- a CDS encoding amidohydrolase family protein, whose protein sequence is MEAIDIHTHGIGGYDTKTITVEHVLKIAEIHGSNGVSKILPAIYPGPIEDMRANMITVKRAMVFQSSESKFKSPELDNSTFNIQHSTFGADSYEGAKIIGVHLEGPFLNPSRCGALNPLSFLNPTVDNLKRLTEGFEDMIKIITVAPELDGAIDLIRAAADMGIIVSMGHSDAAYQEAREGFHAGAKGITHIFNAMRGFHHREPGIAGFGFTNPHVYIEVIADPYHLHPETIKLIFKGKPPEKIIIISDSVKDTVKTGSRKTENGFQGVRDLRGILKGGAMTVVESARRLIDMGYEENIITNCISGNPEAYLSGR, encoded by the coding sequence ATGGAAGCTATAGATATACACACACATGGGATAGGCGGCTATGATACAAAGACGATCACTGTGGAACATGTTTTAAAGATTGCAGAAATCCATGGCAGTAATGGTGTTTCAAAAATCCTGCCCGCAATTTACCCTGGACCCATAGAGGATATGCGAGCAAATATGATAACAGTGAAAAGGGCAATGGTATTTCAAAGCTCAGAGTCCAAATTCAAGAGTCCGGAGTTGGACAACTCAACATTCAACATTCAACATTCAACATTCGGAGCGGATTCTTATGAAGGAGCAAAGATAATCGGGGTGCACCTTGAGGGACCTTTTCTCAATCCTTCCAGATGCGGTGCTCTCAATCCTCTGTCGTTTCTGAATCCCACTGTTGACAACCTTAAAAGGCTTACGGAAGGTTTTGAAGATATGATAAAAATCATCACCGTAGCGCCTGAACTGGATGGAGCGATCGATCTCATCAGGGCAGCGGCCGATATGGGAATCATTGTCAGTATGGGGCATTCAGATGCAGCATATCAGGAAGCCAGAGAAGGTTTCCATGCAGGGGCAAAGGGCATTACACATATTTTTAATGCAATGCGCGGATTTCACCACAGAGAACCGGGCATCGCAGGTTTCGGGTTTACCAACCCGCATGTTTATATCGAGGTGATTGCAGATCCATACCACCTCCACCCGGAAACAATTAAATTGATCTTTAAAGGAAAACCTCCTGAAAAGATTATTATTATCTCAGATTCTGTAAAGGATACGGTAAAAACCGGAAGCCGGAAAACGGAAAACGGATTTCAGGGCGTAAGGGATTTGCGCGGGATTCTGAAGGGCGGCGCTATGACTGTTGTTGAGTCGGCAAGAAGACTTATTGACATGGGTTATGAAGAAAATATTATAACAAATTGTATTTCAGGAAACCCCGAAGCCTATCTCAGCGGAAGGTGA
- a CDS encoding MBL fold metallo-hydrolase: MIFRQFNFDGCLSYVSACSNELVGIIIDPSHETEPYFSFVKEKKLKILYVVDTHTHVDHISLATELADALGAKTVMYKNTPIQRKIGEDIKDLYGIEKIIAENAGKRVDIFIDEGDELKTGGLVFSVIFTPGHTRDSMCLVSNHRVYTGDTLLIGQCGRTNLPGGNSKEMHNSLFGKLIGLSNDLIVYPAHDYQGNINSSLGYEKIHNVCLNTERTDEEFDKFLVNLFPPLDAGNGKLQCGLTTGRQAEPGEKNDLNPLMKTFCFSMEHYLEQPHEATLIHAEDLYEHIKNKKKFLIIDVRAPEELSTTGHIKGAINIPVGEIARRVEELPRNLDTAITVVCESGIRSAHAALYLRAYGYNNVKNLEYGMREWRTKGFPIAYPE; encoded by the coding sequence ATGATTTTCAGACAATTTAACTTTGACGGATGTCTTTCCTATGTATCAGCATGCAGTAATGAACTCGTGGGAATTATCATAGATCCTTCCCACGAGACAGAACCCTATTTTAGTTTTGTAAAAGAGAAGAAACTGAAGATTTTGTATGTTGTCGACACCCATACTCATGTGGATCATATATCGCTGGCCACTGAGCTGGCTGATGCCTTAGGTGCAAAGACGGTAATGTATAAGAACACACCAATACAGAGGAAAATAGGAGAGGATATAAAGGATTTGTACGGAATTGAGAAAATCATTGCTGAAAATGCCGGCAAGCGCGTGGATATCTTTATTGATGAAGGCGATGAATTAAAAACAGGCGGTCTTGTTTTCAGTGTCATTTTTACCCCCGGTCACACCCGGGACTCCATGTGCCTTGTTTCCAATCACAGAGTATATACAGGGGATACGTTGCTTATAGGGCAATGCGGTAGGACCAATCTGCCGGGAGGGAACTCAAAGGAAATGCATAACAGCCTCTTCGGCAAACTCATAGGTCTGTCAAATGACCTGATTGTTTACCCCGCCCATGATTATCAGGGCAACATAAATTCATCCCTTGGCTATGAAAAGATACATAATGTCTGCCTCAATACCGAAAGAACTGATGAAGAGTTCGACAAATTCCTTGTTAACCTTTTTCCACCCCTCGATGCAGGAAACGGCAAGCTGCAATGCGGTCTGACTACGGGCAGGCAGGCTGAGCCCGGGGAAAAGAATGATTTGAATCCTCTTATGAAAACCTTCTGTTTTTCAATGGAACATTACCTCGAACAGCCTCATGAAGCAACTCTCATCCATGCTGAAGATCTGTATGAACATATTAAAAACAAAAAGAAGTTTCTTATAATAGATGTAAGAGCACCGGAAGAACTATCAACAACAGGACACATAAAAGGCGCGATAAACATTCCTGTCGGGGAGATTGCCAGGAGGGTTGAGGAACTGCCGAGAAATCTTGACACAGCCATAACGGTAGTCTGCGAAAGCGGTATACGTTCGGCACATGCGGCACTCTATCTTCGGGCCTATGGCTATAACAATGTCAAAAACCTTGAGTACGGCATGAGAGAGTGGAGGACAAAGGGGTTCCCTATCGCTTATCCCGAATAA
- a CDS encoding chemotaxis protein CheW has product MSVLSITDTRQYLTFQLGEEVFAIDVSCVREILEFTTVTKVPKTPDYMRGVINLRGSVVPVLDMRLKFGMTKTEKKVNTCVIVIEVSFEGETTIMGALVDSVQEVLELDPDQIEPAPRIGIQLKTEFIKGMGKRDDRFIIVLDTDKVFSAEELNAITQDFDNEIAANE; this is encoded by the coding sequence ATGAGTGTTTTATCAATAACCGATACACGGCAATATCTCACTTTTCAATTAGGCGAGGAGGTCTTTGCAATAGATGTTTCCTGTGTGAGAGAAATTTTAGAGTTTACAACAGTTACCAAAGTGCCAAAAACTCCGGATTACATGAGAGGCGTTATTAACCTGCGGGGGAGCGTGGTCCCTGTATTGGATATGAGATTAAAATTCGGCATGACTAAAACTGAGAAAAAAGTCAATACATGTGTAATTGTCATAGAGGTTTCGTTTGAAGGAGAGACCACCATCATGGGAGCCCTCGTAGATTCAGTCCAGGAAGTCCTCGAATTAGACCCGGATCAGATAGAACCTGCCCCGAGGATAGGCATACAACTCAAGACCGAGTTTATCAAAGGCATGGGCAAGAGGGATGACCGCTTCATTATTGTCCTGGACACTGACAAGGTCTTTAGTGCAGAAGAACTTAATGCCATTACACAGGATTTTGATAATGAAATAGCGGCAAATGAATAA